One window of Agelaius phoeniceus isolate bAgePho1 unplaced genomic scaffold, bAgePho1.hap1 Scaffold_321, whole genome shotgun sequence genomic DNA carries:
- the LOC143693155 gene encoding uncharacterized protein LOC143693155 produces the protein MAAKWRKNVREKWGKNGEFRGVLGLPGDTWRCHHTWGHARGHARGHARHRPGHLGDLGAADVRGGARAGHGRGEAAADGKAGGRLGAAAPGPGAGGAAAAERGPDPAGGAQPRGAHSPEPGAEFGLAVFDALGLFSPQTM, from the exons atggctgcaaaatggaggaaaaacgtgagggaaaaatggggaaaaaatggggaatttagAGGGGTTTTAGGGTTACCCGGGGACACCTGGCGGTGCCACCACACCTGGGGCCACGCCCGGGGCCACGCCCGGGGCCACGCCCGGCACCGCCCTGGGCACCTTGGGGACCTTGGGGCCGCTGACGTGCGGggaggagccagagctgggcacggCCGcggggaggctgcagctgatGGCAAAGCTGGCGGAAG GCTcggggctgcagctcccggccccgGCGCAGGCGGCGCTGCAGCAGCTGAACGGGGCCCTGACCCCGCTGGGGGGGCTCAACCCCGCGGCGCTcacag ccctgagcccggCGCTGAATTTGGCCTCGCAGTGTTTGACGCTCTCGGGCTCTTCTCGCCCCAGACCAT gtGA